Proteins from a genomic interval of Desulfurobacterium atlanticum:
- a CDS encoding YjbH domain-containing protein encodes MKTDKLFLTVLTIGTFVSNGPAHGAYRDPVGEFGVTGYLFTPSAYIQQKRSVTPSFSFNRHYKSLGLNTVILPGLETAIRYNIENNEDKDFLLKYQFLPETDRYPAIAFGGSVSEDALSHGFYISISKYFETFIPQTFTVGYGSGIYNGFFTGAELLFHPKFTILIEYANFREKTLKTYMEKPDSDINVGIKIMPFKNLQITGYYLTGNTAGGNISYTFKF; translated from the coding sequence ATGAAAACGGATAAACTGTTTTTAACTGTATTAACCATAGGAACTTTCGTAAGCAATGGTCCTGCCCACGGAGCATACAGAGATCCTGTAGGAGAATTTGGAGTTACCGGATACCTCTTTACCCCATCTGCATATATCCAGCAAAAAAGAAGTGTTACTCCATCGTTCTCATTTAACAGACATTATAAATCTTTAGGTCTAAACACTGTAATATTACCCGGCCTTGAAACAGCTATAAGATATAACATTGAAAACAATGAAGACAAAGATTTTCTCTTAAAATATCAGTTTTTACCAGAAACTGACAGATACCCTGCAATCGCTTTCGGAGGAAGTGTATCAGAAGATGCTCTCTCCCATGGTTTCTACATCTCTATAAGTAAATATTTTGAAACTTTCATTCCTCAAACCTTCACCGTAGGCTACGGAAGCGGTATATACAATGGATTTTTCACAGGAGCAGAGCTTCTCTTCCATCCAAAATTTACCATACTTATTGAATATGCTAATTTCAGGGAGAAAACTCTAAAAACCTACATGGAAAAACCTGATTCTGATATAAACGTTGGAATAAAAATAATGCCGTTTAAAAATCTCCAGATCACCGGATATTATCTTACAGGGAACACTGCAGGCGGGAACATAAGTTATACCTTTAAATTTTAA
- the galE gene encoding UDP-glucose 4-epimerase GalE has product MKIVVTGGAGYIGSHTVKLLTEKNHEVLVIDNLYNGHQEAVKDAQFIRCNIKDTDKLTEIFESFKPDAVIHFAAFIEVGESVKNPLSFYENNVSGTVSLLKAMEITGVDKIIFSSTAAVYGNPVTVPIPETEPIKPINPYGQSKACVEKILNDLSTFKGLNYVSLRYFNAAGADPSGLIGESHNPETHLIPLILKTAKGEREKIYIFGTDYPTPDGTCVRDYIHVNDLADAHLLSLEYLMSGGKSAVFNCGYGKGYSVREIIDTVRKITGKDFRVEETDRRPGDPAVLIADPTNLKKTLNWKPKFDELDIIIKSAWRWELNRRF; this is encoded by the coding sequence ATGAAAATAGTTGTTACAGGTGGCGCAGGATATATAGGAAGCCATACGGTAAAACTTTTAACAGAAAAGAATCACGAAGTTCTTGTTATAGATAACCTTTATAACGGTCATCAAGAGGCAGTAAAAGATGCCCAATTTATCAGATGCAACATTAAAGATACAGACAAACTTACTGAAATCTTTGAATCGTTCAAACCTGACGCTGTTATCCATTTTGCAGCTTTCATAGAAGTTGGGGAATCTGTTAAAAATCCCCTTTCCTTTTATGAAAACAACGTTTCTGGAACGGTAAGTCTTTTAAAAGCCATGGAAATAACAGGTGTGGATAAGATCATATTCTCATCAACCGCTGCAGTTTACGGCAATCCTGTCACCGTCCCAATCCCTGAAACTGAACCGATAAAACCGATAAATCCTTACGGGCAGTCAAAGGCGTGTGTTGAAAAAATACTTAATGACCTTTCAACTTTTAAGGGATTAAACTACGTGTCACTGCGCTATTTTAACGCTGCAGGTGCTGACCCTTCAGGATTGATAGGGGAATCCCACAATCCAGAAACCCACTTAATTCCCCTGATTTTAAAAACAGCTAAAGGTGAAAGAGAGAAGATTTACATATTTGGAACAGACTATCCTACTCCTGATGGAACCTGTGTAAGGGATTATATCCATGTAAACGACCTTGCAGATGCTCATCTTCTATCTTTAGAATATCTTATGAGTGGCGGCAAAAGTGCGGTGTTTAACTGTGGATACGGAAAAGGTTACTCTGTCAGAGAAATTATTGATACAGTCAGAAAAATAACAGGAAAAGATTTTAGAGTAGAAGAAACCGACAGAAGACCTGGAGACCCGGCAGTTCTCATTGCCGACCCAACAAATCTCAAAAAAACACTCAACTGGAAACCAAAATTTGATGAACTTGATATAATAATAAAGTCTGCATGGAGGTGGGAACTTAATAGAAGGTTTTAG